CCAACATCAATGTTGTCGCAATCTTTGTCAGTGTTGGTATCTCGCTATTGACCTCTACATCATCCCAATAAACCTGTTTTTTCCCAGCCATTTTGTTCACCTCCATTATTAATTATTATGCCTGGCGCCCGATCACGGTCATCCGACCTTTGGCTGCTACGGTGCCATTTTGGTTGGTATATGTAGTTTCTAACACGCCAAATACCGATGGCCCTGTCTTTCCTTCCTTCGCATAAATGTCTGCGATTTTAGCAGAAGCCACTATGACATCTCCAGGACGGATTGGAATAAAAAATTCATAATCAACTCCCCCATCAAGCACTCCAGGAAAGCCAGCAACTGCAAACTCCATCATCATCGTTACCATTGGGCCTGGTAACATAGGGCCCTGTTTTGCTGGCCAGCCAAAGAAGCCAGGGGGACATACAATTGATCCATTCTCTGTATTCTTTGCATAATCCTCATCACACCATAAGGGATTTGTATCACCAACTGCATCGGCAAATCTCTTTATTGAACCCGGCTCAATCTCCATAACAACAGGATCTGCCATTACACCGATAAATTTCTCCCTCATTGCATCTATTTTAGTTTGTATCTCACCGTTGCCCACCTTCATTACCTCCATTATTTTTTTCTTGCTCTAATTAAGAGCTATTATTTTTTCATGACATTGCTACTTAAATCATACAAAAGATATTTAACGATGAT
This genomic stretch from Spirochaetota bacterium harbors:
- a CDS encoding MaoC family dehydratase N-terminal domain-containing protein, with protein sequence MKVGNGEIQTKIDAMREKFIGVMADPVVMEIEPGSIKRFADAVGDTNPLWCDEDYAKNTENGSIVCPPGFFGWPAKQGPMLPGPMVTMMMEFAVAGFPGVLDGGVDYEFFIPIRPGDVIVASAKIADIYAKEGKTGPSVFGVLETTYTNQNGTVAAKGRMTVIGRQA